In the genome of Vicia villosa cultivar HV-30 ecotype Madison, WI linkage group LG7, Vvil1.0, whole genome shotgun sequence, one region contains:
- the LOC131619676 gene encoding stigma-specific STIG1-like protein 4, with the protein MSTLATQFAIVVTLFLVLLIKIDGDHFVSIPNDGVNKNSINIVVEEVDVNEESPDCSTRPWICSTGIFPPRSICCGNRCVDIANDRNNCGMCGVNCPFNWQCCNRLCVNINLSPLNCGGCGRICPIGRLCRYGMCATNFAYLAPPPVLPPME; encoded by the coding sequence ATGAGTACTTTAGCAACACAATTTGCAATAGTTGTGACATTGTTTCTAGTGTTGTTAATCAAAATTGATGGAGATCATTTTGTTTCAATTCCAAATGATGGAGTGAACAAAAATTCCATCAATATTGTGGTCGAGGAAGTTGATGTGAATGAAGAATCACCTGATTGCAGTACAAGACCATGGATATGTAGCACTGGAATATTTCCACCAAGAAGTATATGTTGTGGAAACCGATGTGTGGATATTGCAAACGATAGAAATAATTGTGGGATGTGTGGTGTAAATTGTCCATTTAATTGGCAATGTTGTAACCGTTTATGCGTAAACATAAATTTAAGTCCTTTGAATTGTGGTGGATGTGGAAGGATATGTCCTATTGGAAGATTATGTCGATATGGTATGTGTGCTACTAACTTTGCTTATCTAGCCCCACCCCCAGTACTTCCTCCAATGGAATAA